The following proteins are encoded in a genomic region of Nitrospira sp.:
- a CDS encoding glycosyltransferase family 4 protein: MDLRGRGTYITHWHYKAGLVMFERVLYAVNLDPSSKYGSLEEQIFLTSQAIAKEGGVFIPVFAATLPEKEEQRYRVAGLTVTSLPLGRFNIPTLRKLLRLIDRHRIDVVHWNLYHPLSGYAAVLRVLRPKLRHYLTDHNSRPTSFRPTRHALSSACKKLMLGGYSKVLAVSDYVLEELERQAIWPNLGRYHHFVNTGRFQPDKTTRSTIRCSQGVEKVFIVLIVAHLIREKGVHVAIQALSDLPSNVVLWIVGDGPERLPLERIAESLGLRERIRFCGLQAEVSPFMQAADCFVCPSLWKEAAGLVILEAMACGLPVIGSAVGGIPEFIKPGQTGSLVPAGDPGALAAHIFRLYASESEREGMRVNARALAVSQFSHESRVSDAVAIYNTTCLEVQ, encoded by the coding sequence ATGGACCTGCGTGGCAGAGGCACTTACATCACCCACTGGCACTACAAGGCAGGTCTGGTTATGTTCGAGCGCGTCCTATATGCAGTGAACCTCGATCCTTCAAGCAAGTATGGATCGCTGGAGGAACAGATCTTCCTTACAAGCCAAGCCATCGCTAAAGAGGGGGGGGTCTTCATCCCTGTTTTTGCCGCAACGCTTCCAGAGAAGGAGGAACAGCGATACCGAGTTGCAGGACTGACAGTTACATCGTTGCCACTCGGACGATTTAACATCCCCACTCTTCGCAAGCTGCTACGCTTGATCGACCGGCATCGCATTGACGTAGTCCATTGGAATCTCTACCACCCCCTCAGCGGATACGCGGCAGTCTTGCGTGTCCTACGACCCAAGTTGCGGCATTACCTTACCGACCATAACTCCAGACCAACCTCTTTTCGTCCCACCCGTCATGCGCTCTCAAGCGCATGCAAGAAGCTGATGCTTGGAGGCTACTCAAAAGTTCTTGCTGTCAGCGACTATGTCTTAGAGGAGTTAGAGCGACAAGCCATTTGGCCTAACCTTGGCAGATATCACCACTTCGTAAATACAGGCCGCTTCCAGCCTGACAAAACAACACGTTCAACGATACGATGTTCCCAAGGGGTGGAGAAAGTGTTTATAGTCCTGATCGTGGCGCACCTCATTCGGGAGAAAGGTGTGCATGTTGCTATCCAGGCGCTCAGCGATCTTCCATCCAATGTTGTACTCTGGATTGTCGGAGACGGGCCGGAACGACTGCCCCTTGAACGCATCGCCGAATCTCTCGGTCTCCGTGAGCGAATCAGGTTCTGCGGCCTGCAAGCTGAAGTGAGTCCATTCATGCAGGCTGCTGACTGTTTCGTTTGCCCCTCCTTATGGAAAGAGGCGGCAGGCCTTGTTATTCTTGAAGCAATGGCTTGCGGTCTGCCTGTGATCGGAAGTGCTGTCGGAGGCATCCCTGAATTTATTAAACCTGGCCAAACCGGATCGCTGGTTCCAGCTGGAGATCCCGGGGCTCTTGCAGCCCATATTTTCCGGCTCTATGCATCAGAGTCGGAACGGGAAGGGATGCGAGTGAATGCCAGAGCCCTGGCAGTCTCACAGTTTTCCCATGAATCACGAGTCTCCGACGCTGTCGCCATTTACAATACAACATGCCTTGAGGTGCAGTGA
- a CDS encoding phytanoyl-CoA dioxygenase family protein, which yields MAHDLTNQLDREGIVILPEFVTGPQLRGMQQAFEARLRNMAWNDTVGYERTEMYRHMVQDVLILDQGFLDAGLHPLVLQVLKEYIGPQFQLVEAKGWLSLPTKKNFHGWHGDAWYDQTTVSTIPREVKLAIYLTDVRSGAFTYIKGSHRKQHPRLVQSHEVSQVPREQIIEVPGTAGSAVLFDTSGIHRQATPVLEPRQAVFLNYHDPSIPLQQEDIEYYRYHPLLLNAAFLGNLTPETQRVLGFGDKRNYQHCFERRRRHVFLEGISRSLLETSLQINQALYYPRRALAKARNLLSH from the coding sequence ATGGCACATGATCTAACGAATCAGCTCGACCGGGAAGGCATTGTGATACTTCCGGAATTTGTCACGGGGCCTCAACTGCGAGGAATGCAACAAGCCTTTGAAGCTCGTTTGCGAAACATGGCATGGAACGACACCGTAGGGTATGAACGTACCGAGATGTATCGCCACATGGTCCAGGATGTACTTATTCTGGACCAGGGGTTCCTCGACGCCGGCCTGCACCCACTTGTCCTCCAAGTTCTCAAGGAATATATCGGCCCTCAGTTCCAGCTTGTCGAAGCAAAGGGGTGGTTATCTCTTCCGACCAAGAAAAACTTTCACGGGTGGCACGGCGATGCCTGGTACGACCAAACCACTGTTTCCACGATTCCGCGAGAAGTCAAACTTGCCATTTACCTGACCGACGTTCGCTCAGGCGCTTTCACCTACATCAAGGGGAGCCACCGCAAACAACACCCCCGGCTTGTTCAGAGCCATGAAGTCTCACAAGTTCCCAGAGAGCAGATTATTGAAGTTCCGGGGACTGCGGGGTCGGCTGTCCTGTTTGACACCTCCGGGATTCACCGGCAGGCCACGCCCGTCTTGGAGCCCCGACAAGCGGTATTCCTGAATTATCATGACCCCAGTATCCCGCTCCAGCAAGAGGACATTGAATATTATCGGTACCACCCTCTGCTCCTCAATGCGGCTTTTCTGGGAAACCTCACACCGGAAACACAACGGGTCTTGGGATTTGGCGACAAGAGAAACTATCAGCACTGCTTCGAACGCCGACGTCGCCATGTATTTTTAGAGGGAATCAGCCGATCCCTTCTAGAAACCTCCCTGCAGATCAACCAAGCCCTCTATTATCCTCGGAGGGCTCTGGCCAAGGCCCGAAATCTCTTGAGTCACTAG
- a CDS encoding GDSL-type esterase/lipase family protein — protein MFEPNQSVEETPHPKLHYHATINSLGYRGPEFQRIKPPHVIRILCLGDSGTFGQFVNDDETLSANLERMLRQEGHSVEVINGGVPGTTIVDQVEILKRSMSLAPDIVILTFSENDITDLDAEPSQFAALAENRKVKGQTGLRTVYELVRDTALFNYFLKVRATWKTYSAPHASTAAFISNPEDSETRHEQLWANYSRQMETMIQSLSGRNIRFIFNGYPTHQRIGADTFTDDRSRVQLSRAEALARSMGVTTVSLLPSFRETGLTKEELYHLPYDGHANKMGYLIQATALLPAAREAIRAVRPDSGDSRP, from the coding sequence ATGTTCGAACCGAACCAATCGGTGGAGGAAACGCCTCATCCCAAGCTTCATTACCATGCGACGATTAACTCGCTCGGCTATCGAGGGCCTGAATTTCAACGAATCAAGCCTCCTCACGTTATTCGAATCCTCTGCCTCGGGGATTCCGGCACTTTCGGTCAGTTTGTGAACGATGATGAAACGCTCTCCGCAAATCTTGAGCGGATGCTGCGACAAGAAGGGCATTCTGTCGAAGTCATCAATGGGGGCGTACCAGGCACAACTATTGTGGATCAAGTAGAGATCCTTAAACGGAGCATGAGCCTCGCCCCGGACATCGTCATTCTCACATTCAGCGAAAATGATATTACTGACTTGGACGCGGAGCCCTCTCAATTTGCGGCGCTTGCGGAAAACCGGAAAGTGAAGGGACAGACAGGGCTGAGGACCGTCTATGAACTCGTTCGCGACACAGCCCTCTTTAATTACTTCCTAAAAGTCAGAGCGACATGGAAAACCTACTCGGCACCCCATGCATCAACCGCGGCATTCATTTCAAATCCTGAGGACTCGGAAACCCGGCATGAACAGCTATGGGCAAATTACTCACGCCAGATGGAGACAATGATTCAGTCTCTATCCGGCAGAAATATCCGCTTTATCTTCAATGGCTATCCGACACATCAACGGATCGGAGCCGACACGTTTACGGACGATCGGAGTCGCGTTCAACTCAGCCGGGCTGAAGCCTTGGCGAGGAGTATGGGAGTGACCACGGTGTCGCTCCTTCCTTCCTTCCGAGAAACCGGACTGACCAAAGAAGAGCTCTACCATTTGCCGTACGATGGGCACGCGAATAAGATGGGGTATCTGATTCAAGCGACAGCACTCCTTCCCGCCGCACGAGAAGCAATCCGGGCCGTTCGCCCCGACTCCGGAGACTCACGGCCCTAG
- a CDS encoding DUF1080 domain-containing protein: MPATPIVRERPPFLFTVVFSLLLFATIVTSSHPIFAAEPDFVGRWNITLLETSGYSSAWLEIKPIANKVKSGRLVWIFGGAEPIKDVAITEDVLTFTHIFMGKRLHFTARYAGDALSGTTTDHSSTIRWTGVRAPELQTPTTLRQGTPVAIFSGNNLSGWTLRNGSPPYCWHTEEGVLFNDPSCTDLKSNTDFMNFHLYLEFRLDDKGGSGVYLRGRYEVQISHDGNMPPTPRSTGAIFGHIAPTLSAGKNPGEWQTLDVTLIGREVTVRLNDHVVIAHEQIPGPTGAALDSDEARSGPIMLQGDHGRVSFRNIVITPLLHQVP, encoded by the coding sequence ATGCCTGCTACCCCGATCGTGAGAGAACGTCCGCCCTTTCTGTTTACTGTTGTGTTTTCCCTATTGCTCTTTGCAACTATCGTTACTTCTAGTCATCCCATTTTCGCTGCCGAGCCTGATTTCGTTGGGCGTTGGAACATCACTCTTCTCGAAACATCTGGCTATTCTTCTGCCTGGCTAGAGATTAAGCCCATTGCAAACAAGGTCAAGAGCGGTCGGCTGGTGTGGATCTTTGGCGGAGCTGAGCCCATTAAAGATGTTGCAATCACGGAAGACGTTCTGACCTTCACTCACATATTTATGGGAAAGCGACTACACTTCACCGCCAGATATGCAGGAGATGCTCTATCTGGAACGACAACGGACCACAGTTCCACCATTAGATGGACTGGAGTTCGTGCGCCGGAGCTACAAACACCTACCACGCTGCGGCAAGGAACGCCTGTTGCCATTTTTTCTGGCAACAATCTCTCTGGGTGGACCTTGCGTAACGGATCCCCACCCTATTGTTGGCATACCGAAGAGGGCGTCTTATTCAACGACCCATCCTGCACAGACCTGAAATCGAATACCGATTTCATGAATTTTCATCTCTATCTAGAGTTTCGGCTCGACGACAAAGGCGGGAGCGGAGTGTACCTTCGAGGCCGATACGAAGTCCAAATCAGCCACGACGGGAACATGCCGCCTACCCCTCGCTCGACCGGCGCCATCTTTGGGCATATCGCTCCGACCCTGTCGGCCGGGAAAAACCCAGGCGAGTGGCAAACGCTTGATGTCACTCTCATCGGGAGAGAGGTGACCGTGCGGCTGAACGATCACGTCGTGATTGCCCATGAACAAATTCCAGGGCCCACGGGTGCCGCCCTCGACAGTGATGAAGCACGGTCGGGTCCCATCATGCTGCAGGGGGATCATGGCCGCGTGTCATTCCGTAATATCGTGATTACGCCTTTGCTTCATCAAGTCCCTTAG